One part of the Salinivirga cyanobacteriivorans genome encodes these proteins:
- the gdhA gene encoding NADP-specific glutamate dehydrogenase, with product MDLQKIMAELEAKNPGQPEFLQAAEEVLESIKGFVEENPKYSDQKIVERLLEPERVIMFRVSWTNDNGEVQVNRGYRIEFNSAIGPYKGGLRFHPSVTLGGLKFLGFEQIFKNSLTTLPIGGGKGGSDFNPKGKSDGEIMRFCQSFMTELFRHIGPDTDVPAGDIGVGGREIGFMFGMYKKLRNEYTGVFTGKGRNWGGSLIRPEATGFGNVYFANEMLKTKGETFEGKTVAISGFGNVAWGAAQKATELGAKVVTISGPDGYIYDPDGISTEEKFNYMLELRASNNDVVAPYAEEFPNAKFFAGKRPWEQKVDVALPCAIQNELNLDDAKALVSNGVFCVSEGANMPSTPEAIEHFLDSKILFGPGKAANAGGVAVSGLEMSQNAMKLSWSPEEVDSKLHTIMESIHSACQKYGTNGDFCNYVKGANVAGFIKVADAMIDQGVV from the coding sequence ATGGATTTACAGAAAATTATGGCTGAACTGGAGGCCAAGAACCCCGGTCAACCTGAGTTTTTGCAAGCTGCCGAAGAGGTGCTTGAAAGTATTAAGGGTTTTGTAGAAGAAAATCCTAAGTACAGTGATCAAAAAATTGTAGAGCGTTTGCTCGAACCTGAGCGCGTTATTATGTTCCGTGTTTCATGGACCAACGATAACGGTGAGGTGCAGGTTAACCGTGGTTACCGTATAGAATTCAACAGCGCAATTGGACCTTACAAAGGCGGATTACGTTTTCACCCCAGTGTTACATTGGGTGGCCTGAAATTCCTCGGATTTGAACAAATCTTTAAAAACTCACTTACTACATTGCCTATTGGCGGTGGTAAAGGTGGATCTGACTTCAATCCCAAAGGAAAATCTGATGGCGAAATTATGCGTTTCTGCCAGTCTTTCATGACTGAATTGTTCCGTCACATTGGTCCTGACACAGACGTTCCTGCCGGTGATATCGGCGTTGGTGGACGTGAAATTGGCTTTATGTTCGGTATGTATAAAAAATTACGTAACGAATATACCGGTGTATTTACCGGTAAAGGCCGTAATTGGGGTGGATCATTGATTCGTCCGGAAGCGACTGGTTTTGGTAATGTATATTTTGCCAACGAAATGCTTAAAACCAAAGGAGAAACATTTGAAGGTAAAACTGTAGCTATTTCAGGTTTTGGTAACGTTGCATGGGGCGCAGCCCAAAAAGCAACTGAACTTGGAGCTAAAGTAGTTACAATATCAGGTCCTGACGGATATATTTACGATCCTGACGGCATCAGCACAGAAGAAAAATTCAACTATATGCTAGAGTTGCGTGCATCGAATAACGATGTTGTTGCTCCTTATGCAGAGGAGTTTCCAAATGCAAAATTCTTTGCAGGTAAAAGACCATGGGAGCAGAAAGTTGATGTGGCGCTGCCATGTGCTATCCAGAATGAATTGAACCTCGACGATGCCAAAGCACTTGTTTCTAACGGTGTATTTTGCGTATCTGAAGGTGCCAACATGCCTTCAACTCCCGAAGCTATCGAGCATTTCCTTGATAGTAAAATTCTCTTCGGACCCGGTAAAGCTGCCAATGCAGGTGGTGTTGCTGTTTCTGGTTTGGAAATGAGCCAAAATGCAATGAAACTTAGCTGGTCACCAGAAGAGGTTGATAGTAAATTGCACACAATTATGGAAAGCATTCACTCTGCATGCCAGAAATATGGTACAAATGGTGATTTCTGTAATTACGTTAAAGGAGCCAACGTTGCTGGTTTCATTAAAGTTGCCGATGCAATGATTGATCAGGGTGTTGTATAA
- a CDS encoding VPS10 domain-containing protein, giving the protein MSFKTFLLTLFLGVFVFCSPHESLAKKKDKDEKAAKDTLVGKLNAFKWRSLGPAWASGRIADFAVNPDNYSEYYVAVASGNVWKTTNHGVTFKPIFDNYGAYSIGCVTMDPNNHNVVWVGTGENNHQRALGYGNGVYKSVDGGQSFKNMGLKESRQVGDIVIDPRNSDIVFVAAEGSAWGPGGERGLYKSIDGGENWKKVIDISKHTGVNNVVIDPVNPDIMYATSEQRRRTHYTKIGGGPESAVYKSTDGGDTWRKIMKGLPGVHIGGMGIAVSPVDHNVVYLIMQAAKGKSGFYRSTNRGESWQRMSDHSSSGQYYNEIYCDPVDVDKVYSVETFTHYTLNGGKTWKRLSTSNRHVDDHALWINPNDNQHFIIGGDGGIYETYDGGKHFNFKANLPVTQFYRVAVDNEYPFYNVYGGTQDNNSMGGPSQTTSSKGIRNADWFVTMGGDGFFAAIDPTDPNIVYTEYQYGNMYRYDKKSGETVKIKPLEGKDEKAYKWNWNTPLILSPHDHKTLYCAANKVFKSTNRGDSWEVISDDLTAQIDRNTWKVMGKYWSAEAVAKDVSTSQFGTIVSLVESPVQEGLLFAGTDDGVIQVTENSGETWTKVTDFPGVPEHTYVSDIFADRFNANVVYATFNNHKRDDFKPYILKSTNKGRTWDIMVEGLPENGPVHTITQDHLNKNLLFAGTEFSAWFSLNGGKKWHKLSKGLPAIAVMDMAIQPRENDLVIATFGRGFYVIDDYAPLRNITEEMLKNEAHLFDVPNALQYVKTRGRYNQGSDYYYAKNPKFGAVFTYYLKDAPETKRQERRKKEQKLFKEGERIPQPTWRALEKEELEEQAHLIFTIKDEKGNIVRKINKRPSKGVNRINWDLRYTALYPMSEKDEFNPVKTGGSGVMAAPGQYSVELALWDDGKEKTLAGPKTFKVNALDNTTLPADDRTELMAFQNNVMNMYGAVRGADYLNKELIKKVATIQQAIYATPEASQELADQARALASELENIRFKLHGVDAKASWEEIPPAEIPVLRRMSNLMWIHYSSTTNVTGTAKEQYAIMKEIFPPIADQLKKIAEEKIPALEEALNKLNAPWTPGRIPEIKE; this is encoded by the coding sequence ATGAGTTTTAAAACTTTTCTGTTGACGCTTTTCCTGGGGGTTTTTGTATTCTGCTCACCCCACGAAAGCCTTGCTAAGAAAAAAGATAAAGATGAAAAAGCGGCCAAAGATACTTTGGTCGGAAAATTAAACGCTTTTAAATGGCGCAGTCTCGGACCAGCCTGGGCGAGCGGACGTATTGCCGATTTTGCCGTAAATCCTGATAATTATTCTGAATATTATGTAGCTGTTGCATCGGGAAATGTATGGAAAACTACCAATCACGGCGTAACTTTTAAGCCTATATTTGATAATTACGGTGCCTATTCCATTGGTTGTGTTACCATGGATCCTAATAACCATAATGTGGTTTGGGTTGGAACCGGCGAGAATAATCACCAGCGTGCCCTCGGGTATGGCAATGGTGTGTATAAATCTGTTGATGGTGGCCAGTCATTTAAAAATATGGGGCTGAAAGAGAGTCGCCAGGTAGGCGATATTGTTATTGATCCCCGTAATTCCGATATCGTTTTTGTGGCAGCAGAAGGTTCTGCATGGGGTCCCGGTGGAGAGCGCGGCCTTTATAAAAGTATTGATGGTGGCGAAAACTGGAAAAAAGTAATTGATATCTCTAAACACACCGGAGTAAACAACGTGGTTATTGATCCTGTGAACCCCGATATCATGTATGCAACATCAGAGCAGCGCAGAAGAACCCACTACACAAAAATTGGTGGAGGTCCTGAATCTGCAGTATATAAATCAACCGACGGTGGTGATACATGGCGTAAAATAATGAAAGGTTTGCCAGGTGTGCATATCGGAGGTATGGGCATTGCTGTTTCGCCGGTTGACCACAACGTGGTATACCTGATTATGCAGGCTGCTAAAGGTAAAAGTGGTTTTTACCGGTCTACTAATCGTGGAGAGAGCTGGCAGCGCATGAGTGATCATAGTTCAAGCGGACAATATTATAACGAAATCTATTGTGATCCCGTTGATGTTGATAAAGTATACTCAGTAGAGACTTTTACACATTATACACTCAATGGAGGTAAAACATGGAAACGGTTATCCACAAGTAATCGTCACGTAGATGATCATGCACTGTGGATTAATCCAAACGATAACCAGCACTTTATTATTGGTGGTGATGGTGGTATTTATGAAACTTATGACGGAGGAAAACACTTTAATTTTAAAGCCAACCTTCCTGTTACACAGTTTTATCGCGTTGCTGTCGACAATGAGTATCCGTTCTACAATGTTTATGGTGGAACACAGGATAACAATTCTATGGGCGGACCGTCTCAAACTACAAGCAGCAAGGGTATAAGAAACGCCGATTGGTTCGTAACCATGGGCGGTGATGGATTCTTTGCAGCCATTGATCCTACCGATCCTAATATTGTTTATACTGAGTATCAATATGGTAACATGTACCGTTACGACAAAAAATCGGGCGAAACTGTTAAGATTAAACCTTTGGAAGGTAAGGATGAAAAAGCCTATAAATGGAACTGGAACACACCTTTAATTCTTAGTCCGCACGACCATAAGACTTTGTACTGTGCGGCCAATAAAGTATTTAAATCAACTAATCGCGGCGATAGCTGGGAGGTAATAAGTGATGATCTTACGGCACAAATCGACCGTAATACATGGAAAGTGATGGGTAAATACTGGAGTGCAGAAGCAGTAGCTAAAGATGTTTCTACCTCACAGTTCGGAACCATTGTTTCGTTGGTTGAATCACCGGTTCAGGAGGGTCTTTTATTTGCTGGAACTGATGATGGAGTAATTCAGGTAACTGAAAATAGCGGCGAAACCTGGACAAAAGTTACCGATTTCCCGGGTGTCCCTGAACATACCTATGTGAGCGATATTTTTGCCGATCGCTTTAATGCAAATGTTGTTTACGCTACGTTTAATAATCATAAAAGAGATGATTTTAAACCCTATATTCTGAAAAGTACGAATAAAGGGCGCACATGGGATATTATGGTAGAGGGTTTGCCCGAAAATGGTCCGGTTCATACCATTACACAGGATCATTTGAATAAAAATTTACTTTTTGCCGGAACAGAGTTTTCTGCCTGGTTTAGTCTTAACGGCGGTAAAAAATGGCATAAGTTAAGTAAAGGTCTGCCCGCTATTGCTGTAATGGATATGGCTATTCAACCACGCGAGAATGATTTGGTAATTGCCACGTTTGGTCGCGGATTTTATGTTATTGACGATTACGCACCATTAAGAAACATCACTGAAGAGATGCTCAAAAATGAGGCGCATTTGTTCGATGTGCCTAATGCATTGCAATACGTGAAAACACGTGGCCGATACAATCAGGGATCTGATTATTACTATGCTAAAAATCCAAAATTTGGTGCGGTATTTACCTATTATCTGAAAGATGCTCCAGAAACAAAACGCCAGGAGCGGAGAAAGAAGGAGCAGAAACTTTTTAAAGAAGGTGAACGTATTCCTCAGCCAACATGGAGAGCTCTTGAAAAAGAGGAGTTGGAAGAACAGGCCCACCTGATTTTTACTATTAAAGATGAAAAAGGAAATATTGTACGTAAAATCAATAAAAGACCATCAAAAGGTGTGAACCGCATAAACTGGGATTTACGCTACACAGCGCTTTACCCAATGTCTGAGAAAGATGAATTTAATCCGGTTAAAACCGGTGGCTCAGGAGTGATGGCCGCACCTGGTCAATATTCAGTGGAACTTGCATTGTGGGACGATGGTAAAGAAAAAACACTGGCAGGTCCAAAAACTTTTAAAGTAAATGCACTGGACAACACCACATTGCCAGCTGATGACCGAACCGAACTTATGGCATTCCAGAATAATGTAATGAACATGTACGGAGCTGTAAGAGGGGCTGATTACCTGAATAAAGAGTTGATAAAGAAAGTAGCTACCATACAGCAGGCTATATATGCCACACCAGAGGCTTCGCAAGAGCTGGCCGATCAGGCAAGAGCGCTTGCAAGCGAACTTGAAAATATCAGGTTCAAATTACATGGTGTAGATGCAAAAGCCAGTTGGGAAGAGATTCCACCAGCTGAAATACCTGTGCTGAGAAGAATGAGCAACCTAATGTGGATACACTACAGCTCTACTACAAATGTAACGGGTACAGCAAAAGAGCAATATGCCATAATGAAAGAGATTTTCCCGCCAATTGCAGATCAACTGAAAAAAATTGCCGAAGAAAAAATTCCTGCGTTGGAAGAAGCGCTCAACAAATTGAATGCTCCATGGACTCCAGGTAGAATTCCGGAGATTAAAGAATAA
- a CDS encoding sensor histidine kinase encodes MKFKFEYYLTAIYLIIGALWILFSDKLVTSFTDDPLVITNLQTYKGWFYVLITGFLLFLLLRRHLKEVKAVNNTLFDRNQTLVDYQKKLKERNDEYYSLFEEYKTQNEDLLVAKEKAINNEQQLKQLIDQAPDAIHIQIENKIVYANEKLLNLLEVQHERDVLDKHLSDFIDPYDAGETTRKLQMLSNNGSRQIVRIRYSTFNKKFVDAELTSVQIKYNGKAAELIFSRDITGEKKYLLELERKNRFINTILDRLPIGLALNRFNEGDATYMNKKFVEIYGWPRAELVNIESFFRKVYPDEHYRKKVMQMIQADVATGNPELMHWENITITQKNGEKRIVNAVNIPIQEQNTMISTVIDVTELKRTEANLLAAKEKAEESDRLKSAFLNNISHEFRTPLNGILGFVEMLVRPDLSDSKRKKYVAIIRESSNQLINLVTDTVEVSHIQTGTIQVNRRSFSFSDLVEEVNKIYKPFIEKKRLELIKNMSLSEQDLNITSDRHKLFRIVQHLVDNAVKFTEKGNVKIFVGRLDKYIEIKISDTGIGIAPEVKASVFDVFRQSELGYSRSFGGNGIGLFIVKSYVNLLNGEINLESEPMKGTTFTVRLPVYQN; translated from the coding sequence ATGAAGTTCAAGTTTGAATATTACCTTACCGCTATTTATCTTATAATTGGAGCGCTCTGGATCTTGTTTTCTGATAAACTTGTTACTTCCTTTACAGATGATCCCTTAGTAATTACAAATTTACAGACCTATAAAGGATGGTTTTATGTGCTTATTACTGGTTTTTTGCTTTTTTTACTTCTTAGACGACATCTCAAGGAAGTCAAAGCTGTGAATAACACACTGTTTGATAGAAACCAAACGCTGGTTGATTATCAAAAGAAACTAAAAGAGCGGAATGATGAGTATTATTCACTGTTTGAAGAGTACAAAACTCAGAATGAAGACTTACTGGTAGCAAAAGAAAAAGCTATTAATAATGAGCAACAGCTCAAGCAGTTAATAGATCAGGCTCCTGACGCTATTCACATACAAATTGAAAATAAAATTGTGTATGCCAATGAAAAGCTCCTGAATTTATTGGAAGTGCAGCACGAAAGAGATGTGTTGGATAAACATCTGTCTGATTTTATTGACCCTTATGATGCGGGAGAAACAACTCGAAAATTACAGATGCTTTCTAATAATGGTAGTCGGCAGATAGTAAGAATTAGATATAGCACATTTAATAAAAAGTTTGTAGATGCAGAACTGACATCGGTTCAAATAAAATATAATGGAAAGGCTGCTGAATTAATATTTTCCCGGGACATTACCGGAGAGAAAAAGTATTTATTAGAATTAGAACGAAAAAACCGTTTTATTAATACCATTTTGGATCGTTTGCCCATTGGGCTTGCCCTGAACAGGTTCAATGAGGGTGATGCCACTTATATGAATAAAAAATTTGTGGAAATATATGGATGGCCCAGAGCAGAATTAGTCAATATAGAGTCTTTTTTTAGAAAAGTATACCCCGATGAGCACTACCGGAAAAAGGTTATGCAAATGATACAGGCCGATGTTGCAACTGGTAATCCGGAGCTAATGCATTGGGAAAATATTACAATTACTCAAAAGAACGGCGAAAAACGAATTGTGAATGCGGTGAACATTCCCATACAGGAGCAAAATACAATGATATCGACTGTAATAGATGTAACCGAACTAAAAAGAACTGAAGCAAATTTGCTGGCAGCTAAAGAAAAAGCAGAGGAGAGTGACAGGCTTAAATCAGCATTTTTAAACAATATTTCGCATGAATTCAGGACACCTTTAAACGGAATTTTAGGTTTTGTGGAGATGTTGGTAAGGCCCGATCTCAGCGATTCGAAACGTAAAAAATATGTTGCCATTATCAGGGAGAGTAGTAATCAATTAATAAATCTGGTAACAGATACTGTTGAGGTTTCGCATATACAAACAGGCACTATTCAGGTAAACCGGCGAAGTTTTTCTTTCTCCGACCTGGTTGAAGAGGTTAATAAAATCTATAAACCTTTCATCGAGAAAAAAAGACTTGAGTTGATAAAAAATATGAGCCTTTCAGAACAAGATTTAAATATTACTTCTGACAGGCATAAGCTATTTCGTATTGTGCAGCATTTGGTTGATAATGCTGTGAAATTTACAGAGAAGGGAAATGTGAAAATTTTCGTAGGGCGCTTAGATAAATACATTGAAATTAAAATATCTGACACCGGAATTGGTATCGCTCCAGAGGTAAAAGCATCTGTTTTTGATGTATTCCGACAATCTGAACTTGGGTATTCAAGAAGCTTTGGAGGAAACGGTATTGGGTTGTTTATTGTAAAATCATACGTTAATTTACTCAATGGTGAAATAAATTTGGAGTCAGAACCTATGAAAGGAACCACATTTACTGTGAGATTGCCTGTTTATCAGAATTGA
- a CDS encoding PEP/pyruvate-binding domain-containing protein, translated as MYREFIQSKKYFDKETMFKALMQKRIYRVLLICSNYDAYMLEEDGRIDEQIFKEYVSLNLRYPPVFVQANSATKAFKILEDGNIDLVISMLSVRETDAFQLSNQIKSHYPEIPIVVLTHFSREVSMRLQNEDLSSIDYVFSWLGNADLLLAIVKLIEDRMNVDRDANEIGVQVVLLVEDSIRFYSSYLPNLYKVIFHQSERFMQEGLNEHQRMIRKRGRPKILLATSYEEAIEFYNKYRNNMLGVISDIRYSKDNMKDPHAGFKLCEHVKADNSYLPFLLQSSRPQNRTIADKLNVGFLDKNSNKLSLELRDYVINNFAFGDFIFKNPRTGEQVARARDLVSFQEAVRKVPAESLRFHSQRHDFSKWLKARSLFSLSNIFSRASATDFDTIEDVREYVLKEISRYRINRGRGIISKFEGDGFDEYSIFSRIGEGSIGGKARGLAFVDNIIKKHKIFYKYENIIISIPRTIVLCTDVFDEFMTNNNLYEIALLDLDDEVILQHFLNGALPHHVKEKLKALLSKTSTPLAIRSSSLLEDSHYQPFAGIYSTYMIPYIKEDEEMLEMLYRAIKSVYASVFYRSSKAYMEATKNVIDEEKMAIILQEVTGSRYGDRFYPTISGVARSVNFYPIEPEKPEDGITSIGLGLGKIIVEGGKTLRFSPKYPKKVLQLSTPQMALTETQKKFYALSMNPEDYIDSTDDGINMEEFSIKEADKDGAIKKICSVYDFQDNIVRDGAYGKGKKLITFSGILKYNSFPLSDILNTLLHVGQKEMNHPVEIEFAVNLDTGDDCPDIFSFLQIRPIVEASDTLNFDLGEVNEEECILVSEKALGNGIIDDLYDFIYVKPDSFNPEKTKQIAEELDDLNRKFREENKNYILVGPGRWGSSDPWLGVPIKWSQISQARLIVESGLPNYRIDPSQGTHFFQNLTSFRIGYFTINPFMNDGKYDVEFLDNQPAVFETDYIRHVQFSQPAVVKIEAKRNKGIVLKP; from the coding sequence ATTTACCGCGAATTTATACAATCAAAGAAGTATTTTGATAAGGAAACCATGTTTAAGGCACTGATGCAAAAACGTATTTATCGTGTTTTGCTTATTTGTAGCAATTATGATGCCTACATGCTTGAGGAGGACGGACGTATTGATGAGCAAATTTTTAAAGAATATGTTTCGCTTAACCTGCGCTATCCACCTGTTTTTGTACAGGCAAATTCTGCCACAAAAGCTTTTAAAATACTTGAAGATGGTAATATCGATCTTGTAATATCGATGTTGAGTGTACGTGAAACCGATGCTTTTCAGTTGTCTAATCAAATCAAAAGTCATTACCCTGAAATTCCAATCGTTGTACTTACCCACTTTTCACGAGAAGTAAGTATGCGGCTTCAGAATGAGGACCTTAGTTCTATTGATTATGTTTTCTCGTGGCTGGGAAATGCCGATTTGCTTCTGGCTATTGTAAAGCTTATCGAAGATAGAATGAATGTGGACAGGGATGCTAATGAAATTGGTGTACAGGTGGTGCTGCTTGTAGAAGACTCCATTCGTTTTTACTCCAGCTATCTCCCAAATCTCTATAAAGTTATTTTCCACCAGAGTGAAAGATTTATGCAAGAGGGTTTGAATGAGCACCAGCGGATGATCAGGAAAAGGGGAAGACCAAAAATTCTTTTGGCTACTTCTTATGAGGAGGCCATCGAATTCTATAATAAGTACAGAAATAATATGTTGGGCGTTATTTCTGATATCAGGTACTCGAAAGATAACATGAAGGATCCGCATGCGGGGTTTAAATTGTGCGAACATGTGAAAGCTGACAATTCCTATTTACCTTTTCTTTTGCAGTCTTCAAGACCTCAGAACAGAACCATTGCAGATAAATTAAATGTGGGTTTTTTAGATAAGAATTCAAATAAACTTTCATTAGAGTTGCGCGATTATGTGATTAACAATTTTGCGTTTGGAGACTTTATTTTTAAAAATCCACGTACGGGAGAGCAGGTTGCAAGAGCTCGTGATTTGGTTAGTTTTCAGGAGGCGGTGCGGAAAGTGCCTGCAGAGAGTCTGCGTTTCCATAGTCAGCGACATGATTTTTCGAAATGGTTAAAAGCCCGATCGCTGTTTTCACTTTCCAATATTTTCTCAAGGGCCTCTGCTACAGATTTCGATACAATAGAAGATGTGCGCGAGTATGTACTTAAAGAAATTTCAAGATACAGAATTAATCGTGGCAGGGGAATTATCTCAAAATTCGAAGGCGATGGTTTTGATGAGTATTCTATTTTTTCCAGAATCGGAGAGGGCTCAATTGGTGGCAAAGCCAGGGGTCTGGCTTTTGTAGATAATATCATTAAAAAGCACAAAATATTTTATAAATATGAAAATATCATCATCAGCATTCCCCGTACCATTGTATTGTGCACGGATGTTTTTGATGAGTTCATGACCAATAATAATCTTTACGAAATCGCACTACTCGATTTAGATGACGAAGTAATCCTGCAACATTTTTTAAATGGTGCCTTACCGCATCACGTAAAAGAGAAATTAAAAGCGTTACTTTCCAAAACCAGTACCCCATTGGCCATACGTTCTTCAAGCTTACTTGAAGACAGCCATTACCAGCCATTTGCAGGTATTTATTCTACCTATATGATTCCTTATATAAAGGAGGATGAGGAGATGCTTGAGATGCTTTACAGGGCCATAAAAAGTGTATATGCCTCGGTTTTTTACCGGAGCAGTAAGGCATATATGGAAGCAACGAAAAATGTAATTGATGAGGAAAAAATGGCCATTATTTTACAGGAGGTGACGGGTTCCAGATATGGAGACCGGTTTTACCCGACCATTTCAGGTGTTGCACGTTCGGTGAATTTTTACCCAATTGAACCCGAAAAACCAGAAGATGGCATCACCTCCATTGGCCTTGGTTTAGGGAAAATTATTGTAGAGGGCGGCAAAACATTGCGTTTTTCTCCCAAATACCCCAAAAAGGTATTGCAGCTGTCAACACCGCAAATGGCTTTGACAGAAACGCAGAAGAAATTTTATGCGCTGAGCATGAACCCTGAGGATTATATCGATTCTACCGATGATGGAATTAATATGGAGGAGTTCAGTATAAAAGAGGCCGACAAAGATGGGGCAATAAAAAAAATATGTTCAGTGTATGATTTTCAGGACAATATTGTGAGGGATGGGGCATATGGTAAAGGAAAAAAACTAATTACCTTCTCAGGGATACTGAAATATAACTCTTTCCCCTTAAGCGATATTCTTAATACTTTATTGCATGTGGGGCAAAAAGAGATGAATCATCCTGTAGAAATTGAATTTGCTGTAAATCTCGATACAGGAGATGACTGTCCGGATATTTTTAGTTTCTTGCAAATTAGGCCGATCGTTGAAGCGTCTGATACACTAAACTTTGATCTGGGGGAAGTCAATGAAGAAGAGTGTATCCTTGTATCAGAAAAGGCGTTAGGCAATGGAATAATTGATGATTTATACGATTTTATTTATGTAAAACCCGACAGTTTTAATCCGGAAAAAACCAAGCAAATTGCTGAAGAGCTCGATGATTTGAACCGAAAATTCAGAGAGGAAAACAAAAACTATATTCTTGTAGGACCTGGTCGCTGGGGCTCTTCAGACCCCTGGCTGGGCGTACCTATAAAATGGAGCCAAATATCGCAGGCAAGACTAATTGTTGAGTCGGGCTTACCTAATTATCGCATAGACCCGAGCCAGGGTACGCATTTTTTCCAGAACCTGACCTCTTTCCGTATCGGTTATTTTACAATCAATCCATTTATGAATGATGGCAAATACGATGTGGAGTTTTTGGATAATCAACCGGCAGTGTTCGAAACTGATTATATCAGACATGTGCAATTTTCGCAACCGGCAGTAGTTAAAATTGAGGCAAAAAGAAACAAGGGCATTGTCCTGAAACCATGA
- the rho gene encoding transcription termination factor Rho, producing MYDILELNKKLVSELKEIAADLKIKKIESLRKQDLIYKILDQQAIKASEEKQSQPEEKEKKASSRRPRVRRVEKVSAKQEKKQEQETQEQETQSKPAEPEKPKAKRKQRVEKPEKAQAETKPAKPQKETVAKNEPVAEKKPVEKPKPIQEKRQQKQPQEKDQRPAPKQNPTKNDNNQGDQNRNADRHKNKRLEFEGIVTASGVLDIMSDGYGFLRSSDYNYFNSPDDIYVSQSQIKLFGLKTGDTVEGSIRPPKEGEKYFPLIKVHQINGRPPEEVRDRVPFDFLTPLFPHEKFNLTGKKSNLSTRIVDMFAPIGKGQRGLIVAQPKTGKTVLLKDIANAIAANHPEVYMIILLIDERPEEVTDMARSVNAEVISSTFDEPAERHVKVANIVHEKAKRMTECGHDVVILLDSITRLARAFNTVSPASGKVLSGGVDANALHKPKQFFGAARKIENGGSLTILSTALTETGSKMDDVIFEEFKGTGNMELQLDRKLSNRRIFPSIDIPASSTRREDLLIDKDLINRIWVLRDYLADMNSIEAMDFMRNRINKTNSNEEFLLTMDK from the coding sequence ATGTACGATATTTTAGAACTGAACAAAAAACTTGTTTCAGAACTTAAAGAGATTGCAGCTGATCTTAAAATTAAAAAAATTGAATCTTTACGAAAGCAGGATCTCATCTACAAAATTTTAGACCAGCAAGCAATTAAAGCCTCCGAAGAAAAGCAATCTCAACCAGAGGAAAAAGAAAAAAAAGCAAGTTCAAGAAGGCCCAGGGTTCGCCGGGTAGAAAAGGTTTCGGCCAAACAGGAAAAAAAGCAGGAACAAGAAACCCAGGAACAAGAGACACAATCCAAACCTGCAGAACCAGAAAAGCCTAAAGCAAAGCGCAAACAAAGAGTTGAAAAACCAGAAAAAGCGCAAGCTGAAACGAAACCTGCAAAGCCACAAAAAGAAACAGTAGCTAAAAATGAACCTGTTGCTGAAAAAAAACCTGTGGAGAAACCCAAGCCTATACAAGAAAAAAGGCAACAGAAGCAACCCCAGGAAAAAGATCAAAGACCAGCACCAAAACAAAACCCCACCAAGAACGATAACAATCAGGGCGATCAAAACAGGAACGCAGATCGGCATAAAAACAAAAGATTGGAATTCGAAGGTATTGTTACTGCCAGTGGTGTGTTGGATATTATGTCAGACGGCTACGGTTTCTTAAGGTCTTCAGACTATAACTATTTTAACAGTCCCGATGACATTTACGTAAGCCAATCACAAATAAAACTATTTGGCCTTAAAACAGGTGATACGGTAGAAGGAAGTATACGTCCTCCAAAAGAAGGCGAAAAATATTTCCCTTTAATAAAGGTACATCAGATTAACGGCAGGCCACCCGAAGAGGTAAGAGACAGGGTTCCCTTTGATTTTCTGACACCTCTGTTTCCACATGAGAAATTTAACCTTACTGGTAAAAAAAGCAACCTTTCGACACGCATTGTAGATATGTTTGCACCAATCGGTAAAGGACAAAGGGGATTAATAGTTGCTCAACCTAAAACAGGTAAAACCGTATTGCTTAAGGATATTGCCAATGCAATAGCTGCTAACCACCCTGAAGTTTACATGATTATTCTGCTTATCGATGAAAGACCTGAAGAGGTTACCGATATGGCCAGAAGTGTAAATGCTGAAGTTATATCTTCCACTTTCGATGAACCAGCCGAAAGGCATGTGAAAGTAGCCAATATTGTACATGAAAAAGCAAAACGCATGACCGAATGCGGCCATGATGTAGTGATTCTGCTTGACTCTATTACACGACTGGCAAGGGCATTCAATACTGTATCGCCAGCTTCCGGAAAAGTGCTATCTGGTGGTGTTGATGCCAATGCACTACATAAACCAAAACAATTTTTCGGTGCAGCAAGAAAAATTGAAAATGGAGGTTCCTTAACCATTTTATCGACGGCACTCACAGAAACAGGCTCCAAAATGGACGACGTTATATTTGAAGAGTTTAAAGGTACAGGTAACATGGAACTTCAGCTGGACAGAAAGCTATCGAACCGTCGTATTTTCCCATCTATCGATATTCCAGCATCGAGTACTCGTCGCGAAGATCTGTTAATCGACAAAGATTTAATCAACAGAATCTGGGTTTTGCGCGATTACCTTGCCGACATGAACAGTATAGAAGCAATGGACTTTATGCGTAACAGAATCAACAAGACAAATTCGAACGAAGAGTTCTTGCTTACAATGGATAAATAA